Proteins encoded in a region of the Benincasa hispida cultivar B227 chromosome 2, ASM972705v1, whole genome shotgun sequence genome:
- the LOC120072331 gene encoding E3 ubiquitin-protein ligase RZF1-like: MSSVGEDTHWCYQCNHSFWLDGEDVVCPYCNGGFVEEFNDEHDETVQDDFNPGTEDLSTVPPIFEAMFALMGRRSPYPRFGLLEAVDTLTRERMSGRNPNFDVRRRSGSVPGQNLDFFNSFWSFHEHMPGPTFASVTPEGRSSQRTGLEELAAQLSLDEHREPVPTPTSHSSIQAMPTIKINQMHLGTDSHCPVCKEKFELECEAKVLPCNHIYHTDCILPWLVQHNTCPVCRLELPQQESGHGWRGNSGSNSEGLNEITQRNLRRHQFPDFFAPRRIVTRFSSGIHINGLSTDREHDNDMSYPE; the protein is encoded by the coding sequence ATGTCTTCTGTTGGTGAAGACACCCATTGGTGCTATCAATGCAACCATTCATTCTGGCTTGATGGAGAAGACGTAGTTTGCCCTTATTGTAATGGTGGTTTCGTTGAAGAATTTAACGACGAACATGATGAAACAGTTCAAGATGATTTTAATCCAGGCACAGAAGATCTTTCAACGGTGCCTCCAATTTTTGAAGCCATGTTTGCATTAATGGGGCGAAGAAGCCCTTATCCAAGATTTGGTCTTCTCGAAGCTGTTGATACTTTGACCAGAGAGAGAATGTCTGGAAGAAATCCTAACTTCGATGTTAGGAGGAGATCTGGTTCTGTCCCAGGGCAGAATTTAgattttttcaattctttttggTCATTCCATGAACACATGCCGGGTCCAACCTTCGCCAGTGTCACTCCAGAAGGTAGATCTAGTCAGCGTACGGGACTGGAAGAATTAGCTGCACAGCTTTCCTTGGATGAACACAGGGAACCAGTGCCAACTCCTACTTCTCACTCTTCTATACAAGCAATGCCTACAATCAAGATTAACCAAATGCACCTCGGCACCGACTCTCATTGTCCAGTCTGTAAGGAAAAATTTGAGCTGGAATGTGAAGCCAAAGTGTTGCCGTGTAATCATATCTATCACACTGATTGCATTCTTCCTTGGCTGGTCCAACATAATACTTGCCCGGTTTGTCGACTTGAGCTGCCTCAGCAGGAAAGTGGACACGGTTGGAGAGGGAACAGTGGCAGCAACAGTGAAGGCCTAAATGAAATTACTCAACGAAATCTGAGGAGGCATCAATTCCCAGATTTTTTTGCCCCTCGTCGAATAGTCACTCGTTTCAGCAGTGGGATTCATATAAATGGCTTATCTACAGATCGAGAGCATGATAACGATATGAGTTACCCTGAATGA